A part of Streptomyces sp. NBC_01497 genomic DNA contains:
- a CDS encoding PP2C family protein-serine/threonine phosphatase yields the protein MAGGLLTAFAPQPYMGLPLLAASPLFAGAMLSFRVALGFGCAAVAASAGLDLYRGRPATALLVDLAVIGLIGVLALAVNVLMGRQGRDLAEARDVAEAVQLAVLPQPATRVGPLTVAAGYTAAQAEARIGGDLFAVQDTPFGVRMIIGDVRGKGLQAVASVSVAIGAFRQEAEYASDLAALAERMDDALSREAGRSLPAGISTEDFTTAVLAEVSAEGDVLRLLNRGHPAPYLVHEGQLIRLDASFPQLPLGMGLAKITPSSTPDDPATDVLSLPFGALLLMVTDGVTEARNHEGVFYDPLLSRLVGLRFANPESLVSALTADVHRWTQGGQQDDMAILAVTRGPGSGIVT from the coding sequence GTGGCCGGCGGGCTGCTCACCGCTTTCGCGCCTCAGCCGTACATGGGGCTTCCCCTGCTGGCTGCTTCGCCTCTGTTCGCCGGGGCGATGCTGTCGTTCCGCGTCGCTCTGGGCTTCGGGTGCGCGGCCGTTGCGGCCTCGGCGGGCCTGGACCTCTACCGAGGGCGGCCTGCGACAGCGCTCTTGGTGGATCTGGCGGTGATCGGCCTGATCGGGGTCCTGGCCCTGGCAGTGAACGTGCTGATGGGGCGCCAGGGGCGCGACCTCGCAGAGGCGAGAGACGTAGCAGAGGCAGTCCAGTTGGCGGTGCTGCCACAACCCGCCACCCGTGTCGGCCCCTTGACGGTCGCCGCCGGCTACACCGCGGCCCAGGCCGAGGCCCGGATCGGCGGTGACCTGTTCGCGGTACAGGACACGCCATTCGGCGTTCGTATGATCATCGGTGATGTGCGTGGCAAGGGCCTTCAGGCTGTCGCTTCGGTGTCGGTGGCGATTGGCGCGTTCCGCCAGGAGGCCGAGTACGCCTCCGACCTGGCAGCCCTGGCGGAACGGATGGACGACGCACTGTCCAGGGAGGCCGGGCGCAGCCTGCCGGCCGGGATCTCGACCGAGGACTTCACCACGGCCGTACTGGCAGAGGTGTCCGCCGAGGGCGACGTACTACGGTTGCTCAACCGCGGGCACCCGGCACCGTACCTGGTCCACGAAGGACAGCTGATACGACTCGACGCGAGCTTCCCGCAGCTCCCGTTGGGCATGGGACTGGCCAAGATCACGCCCTCCTCCACGCCGGACGATCCCGCGACCGACGTCCTGTCCTTGCCGTTCGGGGCCTTACTGCTGATGGTTACTGACGGTGTCACCGAGGCACGCAACCACGAGGGCGTCTTCTACGATCCCCTCTTGTCCCGACTCGTCGGACTCCGTTTCGCGAACCCCGAATCCCTGGTCAGCGCCCTGACCGCGGATGTACACCGCTGGACGCAGGGCGGGCAGCAGGACGATATGGCCATCCTCGCCGTCACTCGGGGGCCGGGGTCCGGCATCGTCACGTGA
- a CDS encoding FMN-binding glutamate synthase family protein, whose protein sequence is MRARSIAAATATALALVGARDLVQKKHALLRNFPVIGHARYLLETIGPELRQYIVTSNDEERPFSRDQRTWIYASAKGENNYFGFGTDNDVEHMQGHAYVKQRTFAGPLPDVHDPQALLPSAKVLGGPRGRAKAFRPASVVNISAMSFGSLSGAAITALNKGAALAGTMHNTGEGGLSPYHRNGGDLILQLGTAYFGCRNEDGSFNLDKLKHVVAGAPVKAIEIKLSQGAKPGLGGLLPGAKVTPEIAEIRGIPLGKDCASPSRHTAFSDVDSMLDFVELLASETGLPVGIKSAVGEMGFWQELAALMARGDRGVDFVTVDGGEGGTGAAPLIFADSVSLPFRMGFSRVYGTFAELGLTDDLTFIASGKLGLPENAVVAFALGADMINVAREAMLSIGCIQSQKCHTDKCPTGVATQNPRLSRGLDPTSKATRAAVYLRSLRKELMKVSAAVGVAHPALITANDIEILNGDYDARTLSGVYGYKDGWGELGPHLAEDITALIATQPASEPRPAV, encoded by the coding sequence ATGCGTGCCCGGAGCATCGCCGCCGCCACCGCAACCGCATTGGCGCTGGTGGGCGCCCGTGACCTCGTGCAGAAGAAGCACGCATTGCTCCGGAACTTCCCCGTGATCGGACACGCCCGCTACCTGTTGGAGACGATCGGGCCGGAGCTGCGGCAATACATCGTGACCTCCAACGACGAGGAGCGCCCCTTCAGCCGTGACCAGCGCACCTGGATCTATGCGTCGGCGAAGGGGGAGAACAACTACTTCGGGTTCGGAACCGACAATGACGTCGAGCACATGCAGGGGCACGCATACGTGAAGCAGCGGACCTTCGCCGGCCCGCTGCCCGACGTGCATGACCCGCAGGCCCTGCTGCCATCGGCCAAGGTGCTGGGCGGGCCGCGCGGGCGCGCCAAGGCGTTCCGGCCTGCGAGCGTGGTGAACATCTCGGCGATGAGTTTCGGTTCTCTCTCCGGCGCGGCGATCACGGCGCTCAACAAAGGGGCGGCGCTGGCAGGCACGATGCACAACACGGGAGAGGGCGGCCTCTCGCCGTACCACCGCAATGGCGGCGACCTCATCCTTCAGCTCGGGACGGCGTACTTCGGCTGCCGCAACGAGGACGGCAGTTTCAACCTCGACAAGCTCAAGCACGTGGTCGCCGGCGCCCCGGTCAAGGCGATAGAGATCAAGCTCTCCCAGGGCGCCAAGCCAGGGCTGGGCGGGTTGCTGCCGGGCGCGAAAGTGACCCCGGAGATCGCCGAGATTCGTGGAATCCCGCTCGGTAAGGACTGCGCTTCCCCGTCGCGGCACACCGCGTTCAGCGATGTCGACTCGATGCTCGACTTCGTCGAACTGCTCGCCTCCGAGACCGGCCTGCCGGTCGGAATCAAGAGCGCGGTGGGAGAGATGGGCTTCTGGCAGGAGCTGGCCGCGCTGATGGCGCGTGGCGACCGTGGCGTCGACTTCGTGACCGTCGACGGCGGTGAGGGCGGCACCGGGGCGGCGCCGTTGATCTTCGCCGACTCGGTGTCGCTGCCGTTCCGGATGGGCTTCTCGCGGGTCTACGGCACCTTCGCCGAGCTGGGGCTGACCGACGACCTGACCTTCATCGCCTCCGGCAAGCTCGGCCTGCCCGAGAACGCCGTGGTCGCCTTCGCTCTGGGTGCCGACATGATCAACGTGGCCCGTGAGGCGATGCTGTCGATCGGCTGCATCCAGTCGCAGAAGTGTCACACCGACAAGTGCCCCACCGGCGTCGCCACCCAGAACCCGCGGCTGAGCCGCGGCCTCGACCCGACCTCGAAGGCCACCCGGGCCGCTGTCTACCTGCGCAGCCTGCGTAAGGAGCTGATGAAGGTCTCAGCGGCCGTCGGCGTCGCTCACCCGGCACTCATCACGGCCAACGACATCGAGATCCTGAACGGTGACTACGACGCCCGCACGTTGTCCGGTGTCTACGGCTACAAGGACGGCTGGGGCGAGCTCGGCCCGCACCTCGCCGAGGACATCACCGCACTGATCGCCACCCAGCCGGCCTCCGAACCGAGGCCGGCTGTCTGA
- a CDS encoding VOC family protein, producing the protein MAIQRMDNVGIVVEDMDAAIAFFVELGMELEGRAEVEGLFADQCTGLDGVRCEIAMVRTPDGHSRLELSKYRSPAVISAGPRNRPHNILGTHRVMFAVDDIEDTVARLRPHGAELVGEIARFEDTYLLCYLRGPAGIIVGLAEQLS; encoded by the coding sequence ATGGCGATTCAGCGGATGGACAACGTCGGCATCGTCGTCGAGGACATGGATGCCGCCATCGCGTTCTTCGTGGAACTCGGTATGGAGCTGGAGGGCCGGGCGGAGGTCGAGGGACTCTTCGCCGACCAGTGCACCGGACTCGACGGTGTCCGATGTGAGATCGCGATGGTCCGGACCCCGGACGGTCACAGCCGGCTCGAGCTGTCGAAGTACCGCAGCCCCGCGGTGATCAGCGCCGGGCCGCGCAACCGGCCGCACAACATTCTGGGCACGCACCGCGTCATGTTCGCCGTCGACGACATCGAGGACACCGTTGCCCGACTGCGCCCTCACGGCGCCGAACTCGTCGGCGAGATCGCCCGGTTCGAGGACACCTATCTGCTCTGCTACCTCCGCGGCCCGGCGGGCATCATCGTCGGACTGGCCGAGCAGCTGAGCTGA
- a CDS encoding helix-turn-helix transcriptional regulator, translated as MSTKRNAELGSFLMACRARLSPHTDGSRAGGHRRVPGLRREEVADAARVSLDYYARLEQGRQVTASPSVLDALAHALRLSEEERAHLYTLAGVAHADTPDTDGAETATDSRVRLVLDALGSTPAIACGPYLDVLAANEAAVFLFTDFDALPPGERNALRWMLISPSAQDLYGEQWEQSVTEMVGMLRMSSGRYPGTDRLDEVVAELERKSTLFSRLWRNYQVSEWRAEQKTLLHPDAGSLRFNNASITVDGVPGVTIFLVIPDDQAAFVKAREEAKALTNENRA; from the coding sequence GTGAGCACGAAACGCAATGCCGAGCTAGGTTCCTTCCTCATGGCATGCCGAGCCCGCCTGAGTCCGCATACTGATGGATCCAGGGCCGGAGGACACCGGCGTGTGCCGGGCCTCCGGCGAGAGGAAGTCGCGGATGCCGCCAGAGTGAGCCTCGACTACTACGCCCGTCTCGAACAAGGCCGTCAGGTCACCGCTTCCCCGTCGGTGCTCGACGCCTTGGCACATGCCTTGCGGCTGTCCGAGGAGGAACGAGCCCACCTGTACACGCTGGCGGGCGTGGCACATGCGGACACTCCGGATACCGACGGCGCCGAAACCGCCACGGACAGCAGGGTTCGACTGGTCCTGGACGCCCTCGGGAGTACGCCCGCTATCGCGTGCGGCCCTTACCTCGACGTGCTCGCCGCAAATGAGGCAGCGGTCTTCCTCTTCACCGACTTCGACGCCCTGCCACCGGGTGAAAGAAACGCCCTGCGCTGGATGCTGATCTCACCTTCCGCCCAAGATCTCTACGGCGAACAATGGGAGCAGTCCGTCACCGAGATGGTAGGAATGCTACGCATGAGTTCAGGACGCTACCCGGGAACGGACCGGCTGGACGAGGTCGTGGCAGAACTCGAACGAAAAAGCACCCTCTTCAGCCGGCTGTGGCGAAACTACCAAGTATCCGAGTGGCGTGCCGAGCAGAAGACCCTGCTCCACCCGGACGCAGGAAGCCTGCGATTCAACAACGCATCCATCACGGTCGACGGTGTTCCGGGAGTGACGATTTTCCTCGTCATCCCCGATGACCAGGCAGCCTTCGTGAAAGCACGCGAAGAGGCCAAAGCCCTGACAAACGAAAACAGGGCGTAG
- a CDS encoding aldo/keto reductase — protein sequence MDTRSLGSQGLISSAEGLGCMGLSGSYGAADNMESVRTIHRAIELGVTTFDTADHYGAFSGERLLGRALSGRRDQVLVATKFGGAEMDDEGRTIGPANGRPEYVRVSVERSLRNLNTDRIDLYYQHRVDPRVPVEETFGALGELVAAGKVRYLGLSEVRPETIVRAHTAAPLSAVESEYSLFAREVETNGVLRTVRELGIGFVSYAPLGRGLLTGGVPSADAIAEQDLRRIFPRFQKENLDANLALVERITRIATDLGVTSAQIALAWLLARGNDIIAIPGTRKRSHLEENVAAAALSLDVQTLQMVSQAVRNDEISGDRASALDAGIQR from the coding sequence ATGGATACCAGGTCGCTAGGGAGCCAGGGACTGATCTCGTCCGCCGAAGGCCTTGGCTGCATGGGACTCTCAGGTTCATACGGGGCCGCGGACAACATGGAATCCGTCAGGACCATCCACCGTGCGATCGAGCTCGGCGTGACGACATTCGACACAGCTGACCACTACGGCGCCTTTTCGGGTGAGAGGCTGCTGGGGCGTGCGCTGTCCGGAAGGCGCGACCAGGTCCTTGTCGCCACCAAGTTCGGAGGCGCCGAGATGGACGACGAGGGACGAACGATCGGCCCGGCCAACGGCCGTCCCGAATATGTGCGCGTCAGTGTTGAGCGTTCTTTGCGCAACCTGAATACGGACCGAATCGACCTCTACTACCAGCACCGGGTCGACCCCCGCGTGCCGGTGGAGGAGACCTTCGGCGCGCTGGGAGAACTGGTCGCCGCAGGAAAGGTGCGCTACCTCGGACTCAGCGAGGTGCGGCCCGAGACCATCGTGCGGGCGCACACCGCGGCTCCGCTGTCCGCCGTGGAGAGTGAGTACTCACTGTTCGCCCGCGAGGTGGAGACGAACGGGGTGCTGCGGACCGTCCGAGAGCTGGGGATCGGATTTGTGTCGTACGCGCCGCTCGGCCGGGGACTCCTGACCGGCGGAGTACCGTCTGCGGACGCGATCGCAGAGCAGGACCTGCGCCGGATCTTCCCACGCTTCCAGAAGGAGAATCTCGACGCCAACCTGGCACTGGTCGAGCGGATCACTCGTATCGCGACCGATCTGGGGGTGACCAGCGCCCAGATCGCCCTCGCTTGGCTGCTGGCACGTGGGAACGACATCATCGCCATCCCCGGTACCCGTAAGCGTTCACACCTGGAGGAGAACGTGGCTGCAGCCGCTCTGTCACTGGATGTGCAGACACTCCAGATGGTGAGCCAGGCCGTCAGGAACGACGAGATCTCCGGTGATCGCGCCTCCGCCCTGGATGCCGGAATCCAGCGGTAG